A single window of Brevundimonas vitisensis DNA harbors:
- a CDS encoding phosphatase domain-containing putative toxin, with product MTRFDLSTPWGRFKAHWDYFWTDHAFLRLAFSNAHWLGPDLVRTNQPSPRQLEAWKAKGIRTVINLRGARDESYYALEKDACARLGLTLIDAPLDSRDAPGRDRIHRARDLFRQIEYPVLIHCKSGADRAGMMAVLYRHFHLGEPISVAIEQLSKKYLHHREGLTGVLDFMLEKYIAEVEPTGVSFIDWIDSAAYDPKAIRAEFKAGWWGTVLTDKILRRE from the coding sequence ATGACGCGGTTCGATCTCTCGACACCCTGGGGGCGTTTCAAGGCCCACTGGGATTATTTCTGGACCGATCACGCCTTTCTGCGTCTCGCCTTTTCCAACGCCCATTGGCTCGGACCGGACCTGGTGCGAACCAACCAGCCTTCACCCCGGCAGCTGGAGGCGTGGAAGGCCAAGGGGATCCGCACGGTGATCAACCTGCGCGGGGCGCGGGACGAAAGCTATTATGCGCTGGAAAAGGATGCCTGCGCCCGATTGGGACTGACCCTGATTGATGCGCCGCTCGACTCGCGCGACGCCCCGGGGCGCGACCGCATCCACCGGGCGCGCGACCTTTTCCGACAGATCGAATACCCGGTTCTGATCCATTGCAAGTCGGGCGCGGACCGTGCCGGGATGATGGCGGTCCTGTATCGCCATTTTCACCTGGGCGAGCCCATTTCGGTAGCCATCGAACAGCTGTCCAAGAAATACCTGCACCACCGCGAAGGTCTGACCGGCGTGCTGGACTTCATGCTGGAAAAATACATCGCCGAGGTGGAGCCGACCGGCGTGAGCTTCATCGACTGGATCGACAGTGCGGCCTATGACCCCAAAGCTATTCGTGCAGAGTTCAAGGCCGGATGGTGGGGCACGGTCCTGACGGACAAGATCCTTCGCCGGGAATAG
- a CDS encoding ABC transporter ATP-binding protein: MTTTPAAHEEKEPLRPLLLRIWRDYLSTRKARLFTSMLCAAVAGGMAALTLKLLEPAIDGLFVNVDSPFSLWGVIDIPPGQGMIYIPIVIVLVGLVWTVASLGQAALVNRLGHGIVGDIQIRLFGAMIRADLARLRSQHSGAFVSSVLFDANLVREAFTNGVVNYTQHSLTLIAVLVSMAFIDWQLTAIVLLGVPLVSLILRRFSKRTRKATRGAMTETENLSTALMENLDGVRLIKIENREAAEEARVGAVVARRQRHIIKSADSRAFAGPFSNLVSMIVVAAVMAYAGWRARDGAMTVGAFAAFIGLLMAAGQSLRQVTNLQTVMSEGLTAAQRLFRALDIEPEIREAPDAVRLLPGRATVAFEHVSFAYGTDRAEPTLSDVSLTVQAGETVALVGPSGGGKSSLLSLLPRFYDVTAGTVRINGHDIRQVRLHDLRDQIALVTQEPFLFDDTVAANIAYGRPGTSEADIVEAARSAAAHDFIQDLPEGYVTRVGEAGMRLSGGQRQRIAIARAFLKDAPILLLDEATSALDTESEALVQAALERLMAGRATLMIAHRLSTVRRADRIHVISAGRIVETGTHEALTAQDGLYARLARAQSLDGEPAPSVETVA; encoded by the coding sequence ATGACGACCACGCCTGCCGCCCACGAAGAAAAGGAACCGTTGCGCCCGCTGCTGCTGCGGATCTGGCGCGACTACCTGTCCACGCGAAAGGCGCGGCTGTTCACCTCCATGCTGTGCGCGGCGGTTGCCGGCGGGATGGCGGCGCTGACGCTGAAACTGCTGGAACCGGCCATCGACGGCCTGTTCGTCAACGTCGACAGCCCGTTCAGCCTGTGGGGCGTCATCGACATCCCGCCAGGCCAGGGGATGATCTATATTCCGATCGTCATCGTGCTGGTGGGCCTGGTCTGGACGGTTGCGTCGCTGGGACAGGCCGCGCTGGTCAACCGCCTGGGTCACGGCATTGTCGGCGACATCCAGATACGCCTGTTCGGCGCCATGATCCGCGCCGACCTGGCCCGGCTACGCAGCCAGCACTCGGGCGCCTTTGTCTCCAGTGTCCTGTTCGATGCCAACCTGGTGCGAGAGGCGTTCACCAACGGGGTGGTCAACTACACCCAGCACAGCCTGACGCTGATTGCCGTTCTGGTCTCGATGGCCTTCATCGACTGGCAGCTGACGGCGATCGTCCTGTTGGGCGTTCCCCTGGTCAGCCTAATCCTGCGCCGGTTTTCCAAGCGCACGCGCAAGGCCACGCGCGGAGCCATGACCGAGACCGAGAACCTGTCCACCGCGCTGATGGAAAACCTGGACGGGGTCCGCCTGATCAAGATCGAAAACCGTGAGGCGGCCGAGGAGGCCCGCGTCGGCGCGGTCGTTGCCCGGCGTCAGCGGCACATCATCAAATCGGCCGACAGCCGCGCCTTTGCCGGTCCGTTCAGCAATTTGGTGTCCATGATCGTCGTCGCGGCGGTGATGGCCTATGCCGGATGGCGCGCGCGGGACGGGGCGATGACGGTGGGGGCGTTTGCCGCCTTCATCGGTCTGCTGATGGCTGCCGGCCAGTCGCTGCGTCAGGTGACCAATCTGCAGACGGTCATGAGCGAGGGCCTGACGGCGGCCCAGCGCCTGTTCCGCGCCCTGGATATCGAGCCCGAGATCCGCGAGGCTCCCGATGCCGTGCGCCTGCTGCCCGGCCGAGCCACGGTGGCCTTCGAACATGTCTCGTTCGCCTATGGCACAGACCGCGCCGAGCCCACGCTTTCGGACGTCTCCCTGACGGTCCAGGCGGGCGAGACGGTGGCCCTGGTCGGCCCGTCCGGTGGCGGAAAGAGCAGCCTGCTCAGTCTCTTGCCGCGCTTCTACGACGTTACGGCAGGCACCGTCCGGATCAATGGGCACGACATCCGCCAGGTGCGGCTGCACGATCTCCGCGACCAGATTGCCCTGGTCACTCAGGAGCCTTTCCTGTTCGACGACACGGTCGCGGCGAACATCGCCTATGGGCGCCCCGGCACGTCAGAGGCGGACATTGTCGAGGCGGCGCGCTCGGCCGCTGCGCACGACTTCATTCAGGACCTGCCCGAGGGCTATGTCACCCGTGTCGGAGAGGCTGGGATGCGACTGTCAGGCGGGCAGCGCCAGCGCATCGCCATCGCCCGCGCCTTCCTGAAGGATGCCCCCATTCTGTTGCTGGACGAGGCCACCAGCGCCCTGGACACCGAGAGCGAAGCCCTAGTTCAGGCGGCCCTGGAGCGGCTGATGGCCGGTCGCGCCACCCTGATGATCGCCCACCGCCTGTCCACCGTGCGCCGGGCGGACCGGATTCATGTGATCTCTGCCGGCCGGATCGTAGAGACCGGCACGCATGAGGCGCTGACGGCCCAGGACGGCCTGTATGCCCGTCTGGCCCGCGCTCAATCCCTGGACGGAGAGCCTGCACCAAGCGTGGAGACCGTGGCATGA
- a CDS encoding lysophospholipid acyltransferase family protein has translation MRPLHNPVIQAILAWIIAVWLRFCFATIRWTRENEHLAEEVWAQGGGVLVAFWHCRGPLSAASWPQDRATPAKALVSLSRDGQFMTRAIGHLGFPAIRGSSAKKGDGAGERGGAIAVREILRQLKVGGVALSPDGPRGPANQMGQGLPVMAKLSGAPVLMLGISCYPAFRLKTWDRNIIPRPFGRGAIVWDRVDYPKGADPEQVALDWTARLNAVEARADAITGLT, from the coding sequence ATGAGACCGCTGCACAATCCTGTCATCCAGGCCATTCTGGCCTGGATCATCGCGGTGTGGCTTCGCTTCTGTTTCGCCACCATCCGCTGGACGCGCGAGAACGAGCATCTGGCCGAGGAAGTCTGGGCTCAGGGCGGAGGCGTGCTGGTGGCCTTCTGGCATTGCCGCGGTCCCCTGTCTGCGGCCAGCTGGCCCCAAGATCGCGCCACGCCGGCAAAGGCCCTGGTGTCGCTCAGCCGCGACGGACAGTTCATGACGCGCGCCATCGGACATCTGGGCTTTCCGGCCATTCGCGGATCTTCGGCCAAGAAGGGCGACGGCGCTGGTGAAAGAGGCGGTGCCATCGCGGTGCGCGAGATCCTGCGTCAACTGAAGGTGGGCGGGGTCGCCCTGTCGCCCGATGGCCCGCGCGGCCCCGCCAACCAGATGGGCCAGGGCCTGCCCGTCATGGCCAAGCTGTCCGGCGCGCCGGTCCTGATGCTGGGAATCTCCTGCTATCCCGCGTTCCGCCTCAAGACCTGGGATCGCAACATCATCCCGCGGCCCTTTGGCCGGGGGGCGATCGTCTGGGATCGCGTCGATTATCCCAAGGGGGCCGATCCGGAACAGGTCGCGCTGGATTGGACGGCACGCCTGAATGCGGTCGAGGCGAGGGCCGACGCGATCACGGGCCTGACGTGA
- a CDS encoding 3-deoxy-D-manno-octulosonic acid transferase: MSLALKAYRLATRLFEPLAPRLLDARVKQGKEDARRVDERLGIAGVARPDGALIWLHGVSVGETLSLLPVVERARAARPDLAILVTSGTLTSAQILSRRLPPGVIHQFAPIDGPAATAAFLDHWRPSLGVFVESELWPNLILAARDRGIPLALASARITQKSSDGWARFPAAARQLLGAFDRILPQDAASAARLQSLGGRVDGEVNLKLAGGPLPHDAAAFTALSAAIGDRPVVVAASTHEGEELALVRALDHLADRLCLILVPRHPERAAAIAQALTRDGYAHAQRSLGQPLTGETDLYIADTLGEMGLFLRLADVVVMGGSFGPALGLDPVGGHNPLEPARLSKPTVAGPDCSNWASVTHSLVQAGGLAIAASLSDLPGLVAPLLADPALARAMGENGRRAAAEAGSGVDVLWTAISPLLPAAPARKARQ, encoded by the coding sequence GTGAGCCTGGCGCTCAAGGCCTATCGACTGGCGACCCGCCTGTTCGAGCCGCTGGCACCGCGGCTGCTGGACGCCCGCGTGAAACAGGGCAAGGAGGACGCTCGGCGCGTGGATGAGCGTCTGGGTATTGCCGGTGTCGCCCGCCCGGACGGCGCGCTGATCTGGCTGCACGGTGTCAGTGTGGGCGAGACGCTGTCGCTGTTGCCGGTGGTGGAGCGAGCCAGGGCCGCCCGGCCCGACCTTGCGATCCTGGTGACGTCCGGCACCCTGACCTCGGCCCAGATCCTGTCGCGTCGCCTGCCACCGGGCGTGATCCATCAGTTCGCCCCGATCGACGGTCCGGCTGCGACCGCCGCCTTCCTGGACCACTGGCGGCCGTCACTCGGCGTCTTTGTCGAGAGCGAGCTGTGGCCCAATCTGATCCTGGCGGCGCGTGACCGCGGCATTCCTCTGGCTCTGGCCAGCGCCCGCATCACGCAAAAGAGCTCCGACGGCTGGGCCCGCTTTCCGGCCGCCGCGCGTCAGCTGCTGGGCGCGTTCGACCGCATCCTGCCTCAGGATGCTGCATCGGCGGCGCGTCTGCAGAGTCTGGGCGGACGGGTCGATGGCGAGGTGAACCTGAAGCTTGCGGGTGGCCCCCTGCCCCATGACGCGGCAGCCTTCACAGCGCTCAGCGCCGCCATCGGCGACCGGCCCGTGGTCGTGGCCGCCAGCACGCACGAGGGCGAAGAGCTGGCTCTGGTCCGCGCCCTGGACCATCTGGCCGACCGCCTGTGCCTGATCCTTGTGCCCCGCCATCCCGAGCGGGCGGCGGCCATCGCCCAGGCCCTGACACGCGATGGCTATGCCCATGCCCAAAGATCGCTGGGTCAGCCTCTGACGGGCGAAACAGATCTCTATATCGCCGACACCCTGGGCGAGATGGGCCTGTTCCTGCGTCTGGCCGATGTCGTCGTCATGGGCGGGTCTTTCGGCCCGGCCTTGGGGCTGGATCCCGTTGGTGGGCACAATCCGTTGGAACCTGCACGGCTGAGCAAGCCCACGGTCGCCGGGCCAGACTGCAGCAACTGGGCCTCGGTCACCCATTCGCTGGTTCAGGCCGGTGGTCTGGCCATCGCCGCCTCCCTCAGCGATCTGCCGGGGCTTGTCGCACCGCTGCTGGCCGACCCGGCTCTGGCCCGCGCCATGGGCGAAAACGGTCGGCGGGCTGCGGCCGAGGCCGGCTCCGGGGTCGATGTCCTGTGGACGGCCATCAGCCCCCTGTTGCCCGCCGCCCCCGCCAGGAAGGCACGCCAATGA
- the lpxK gene encoding tetraacyldisaccharide 4'-kinase, producing the protein MKLSTPRWWYRRDRNHAPMTRLLLKPLSWIWAGVTARRIARTLPTDARVPVISIGNLTVGGSGKTPVAREVLRLLNASGLAAHGLSRGYGGTLAGPVRVDPSVHTALDVGDEPIMLAQDASMWVARDRVAGARAAAQNGAQIVVLDDGHQNPILKKHLNLIVVDGETRHDEWPFGDGSVFPSGPMREPLRAGLARADAVVILLPADLEAADPDLTATFAPLPVFIARLKADAPPPSGPQVGFAGIAKPWKVERALIAAGCDLVDFVPFPDHAAYSEPDLELLAQRSALFEAGLVTTEKDWVRLPPEWRARVAVWPVRAIFDDEAALNALLQSAR; encoded by the coding sequence ATGAAGCTGTCGACGCCGCGTTGGTGGTACAGGCGCGATCGAAACCATGCGCCGATGACCCGGCTGCTGCTGAAGCCGCTGTCCTGGATCTGGGCTGGCGTTACGGCCCGCCGCATTGCCCGAACCCTCCCCACCGATGCGAGGGTGCCTGTCATCTCGATCGGCAATCTGACGGTCGGCGGATCGGGCAAGACGCCGGTCGCGCGCGAGGTTCTGCGCCTGCTGAACGCGAGCGGCCTTGCAGCCCATGGCCTTTCGCGCGGCTATGGCGGCACGCTGGCCGGACCGGTGCGTGTCGATCCGTCCGTACATACGGCCCTGGACGTCGGCGACGAGCCCATCATGCTGGCTCAGGACGCTTCGATGTGGGTTGCGCGCGATCGAGTCGCAGGCGCGCGCGCAGCGGCCCAGAACGGGGCTCAGATCGTCGTGCTGGACGACGGCCATCAAAACCCGATCCTGAAGAAGCACCTCAACCTGATCGTCGTGGATGGCGAGACGCGCCACGACGAATGGCCTTTCGGAGACGGCTCCGTCTTCCCGTCCGGCCCGATGCGCGAGCCCTTGCGGGCCGGGCTGGCGCGGGCCGATGCGGTGGTCATCCTGCTGCCTGCCGATCTGGAGGCGGCCGACCCTGACCTGACCGCCACCTTCGCGCCCCTGCCGGTCTTCATTGCCCGGCTGAAGGCTGACGCCCCGCCACCATCAGGGCCGCAGGTCGGTTTTGCCGGCATCGCCAAACCGTGGAAGGTCGAGCGGGCCCTGATCGCTGCTGGATGCGATCTCGTCGACTTCGTGCCCTTTCCTGACCATGCGGCCTATTCGGAACCCGACCTGGAGCTTCTGGCTCAGAGGTCCGCGCTGTTCGAGGCCGGGCTGGTCACGACGGAAAAGGATTGGGTTCGGCTGCCCCCCGAGTGGCGAGCGAGGGTCGCCGTCTGGCCGGTTCGGGCGATATTCGACGACGAGGCGGCCCTCAACGCCCTGCTTCAGTCGGCGCGGTAG
- a CDS encoding metal-dependent hydrolase family protein: MKTLTLALAVFGLFATASQAQQTPSQPAVSPEARTQFVQVGQLLADPSNGVVLRNKTIVITGNQVVEIRDGFVGEGQVVDLRDRFVLPGLIDSHVHLTSQQSPTGRLDVVTRTDADRAMIGAGYARRTLMAGFTTVADLGGPNEAVFALRAGIARGDVVGPRVIASGSSVSVHGGHGDANGYRDDVLHILSPESVCSGPDDCMRAVRTQVRSGADIIKITSTGGVLSNTAAGLGQQFTDAELAAIVEVAHRMGRQVTAHAHGADGINAFLRAGGDSIEHGTYLDAESIRLMRQSGAWLVPTLLAGDYVARVASGPDNFFTPAQTAKALEAGPRMLAMAGRAHDGGVRIAFGTDSGVSAHGDNAQEFALLVQAGLTPLEAIQAATVGAAEHLRISNEAGRIAPGMPADLIAVAGDPLSDVTELERVTFVMRGGVIYRAD; this comes from the coding sequence ATGAAGACCCTGACCCTGGCCCTTGCTGTGTTCGGCCTGTTCGCAACGGCGAGCCAGGCCCAGCAAACCCCCTCGCAGCCTGCCGTTTCGCCCGAGGCACGAACGCAGTTCGTTCAAGTGGGTCAGCTGCTTGCGGATCCGTCGAACGGCGTTGTGCTACGCAATAAAACTATTGTGATCACAGGGAACCAGGTGGTCGAAATCCGCGACGGCTTCGTCGGGGAGGGGCAGGTCGTCGATCTGCGCGACCGTTTCGTCCTGCCCGGACTGATCGACAGCCATGTCCATCTGACCAGCCAGCAGAGCCCCACCGGGCGGCTGGATGTCGTCACCCGGACCGACGCCGACCGCGCGATGATCGGTGCAGGATATGCGCGTCGCACCCTGATGGCCGGCTTCACGACCGTGGCCGACCTTGGCGGACCGAACGAGGCAGTCTTCGCCTTGAGGGCCGGCATCGCACGCGGCGACGTGGTGGGGCCGCGCGTGATCGCGTCGGGCTCCTCAGTTTCGGTCCATGGCGGGCACGGCGACGCCAACGGCTATCGCGACGACGTGCTGCACATTCTGTCACCGGAATCGGTGTGCTCGGGGCCTGATGACTGCATGCGTGCGGTCCGGACGCAGGTGCGTTCCGGTGCGGACATCATCAAGATCACCTCGACGGGCGGCGTCCTGTCCAACACGGCCGCTGGCCTGGGGCAGCAGTTCACGGATGCGGAGCTGGCCGCCATCGTCGAGGTTGCCCATCGCATGGGCCGTCAGGTCACCGCCCATGCCCATGGCGCGGACGGCATCAACGCCTTCCTGCGAGCGGGCGGGGACTCCATCGAGCATGGCACCTATCTGGACGCTGAATCGATCCGCTTGATGCGCCAGAGCGGCGCCTGGCTGGTGCCGACCCTGCTGGCCGGGGACTATGTGGCGCGGGTGGCGTCGGGTCCGGACAACTTCTTCACCCCGGCCCAGACCGCCAAGGCGCTGGAGGCAGGGCCGCGGATGCTGGCCATGGCCGGGCGGGCCCATGATGGCGGTGTGCGCATTGCCTTTGGAACCGACAGCGGCGTCTCGGCTCACGGAGACAATGCCCAGGAATTCGCCCTGCTGGTCCAGGCGGGGCTGACGCCTCTGGAGGCAATTCAGGCCGCCACGGTCGGCGCTGCCGAACATCTGCGGATTTCGAACGAAGCGGGCCGGATCGCGCCGGGCATGCCGGCCGACCTGATCGCGGTCGCTGGCGACCCCCTCAGCGACGTCACCGAACTGGAGCGCGTCACCTTTGTGATGAGGGGCGGTGTGATCTACCGCGCCGACTGA
- a CDS encoding murein L,D-transpeptidase catalytic domain family protein, translated as MRLSRRGLILGGSAMLAGCSSGAVATVQAAGTTPQVAVQPRPPMIVTTAGPEIPPPLDPNNLVRKDLMERAMAALDIHHRRVPLRDRMYLVDFKRHSGEPRLYEVDLVAGRVTALRTSHGRGSDPAHTGYAADFSNTPDSYMSSIGAFATAGASWGPQQGPNILLDGLEYSNDKARERAIIVHGADYADPDFLAREGKLGRSYGCFSVAHADLPSLRERMGEGRLLFAFA; from the coding sequence ATGCGGCTATCGAGACGAGGACTGATACTGGGCGGTTCGGCCATGCTGGCCGGATGTTCTTCGGGCGCTGTCGCCACCGTGCAAGCGGCCGGAACGACCCCGCAAGTCGCGGTGCAGCCGCGCCCGCCGATGATCGTCACTACCGCCGGTCCAGAAATCCCGCCGCCGCTGGATCCCAATAATCTGGTTCGCAAGGATCTGATGGAGCGGGCCATGGCGGCCCTGGATATCCACCACCGCCGGGTTCCCCTGCGCGACCGAATGTATCTGGTGGACTTCAAGCGCCACTCGGGTGAGCCGCGACTGTATGAAGTCGATCTTGTCGCGGGCCGGGTGACAGCCCTGCGGACCAGCCACGGACGCGGTTCCGATCCGGCGCATACCGGATATGCCGCCGACTTCTCGAACACACCCGACAGCTACATGTCCTCGATCGGGGCGTTCGCCACCGCCGGGGCCAGCTGGGGCCCGCAGCAGGGCCCCAACATTCTTCTCGATGGCCTCGAGTATTCGAACGACAAGGCCCGCGAGCGCGCCATCATCGTGCACGGCGCCGACTATGCCGATCCCGACTTCCTGGCCCGAGAGGGCAAGCTGGGCCGGTCGTACGGCTGCTTCTCGGTCGCGCATGCAGACCTGCCCAGCCTGCGCGAGCGGATGGGCGAAGGCCGCCTGCTGTTCGCCTTCGCCTGA
- a CDS encoding acyltransferase family protein — protein MSAESNLASPIHHRRADIQGLRAVAVLAVVIHHAWAGLLPGGFVGVDVFFVLSGFLITGILMRELDQRQFSLTGFYKRRIRRLFPALFPVLAFSMICGLILLSPTALTELALTQFFTNLFVSNLAFIRISGYFDPDAALRPLLHTWSLGVEEQFYLLFPPLLLAVHRFARRLLWPVLLILALVSLYVAQDYVANDPVKAFYHPFARAVELLIGALCVGVVRYVRPRQPMRQVLSWLGFAAIAVSLLVLSDTTPFPGLWALMPCLGTAAMLVATGGQANRLLEARPLVVVGDMSYSLYLWHWPLLVYGHLAFGLSPWVTATAVVLSFGLAWVSRRYVEEPWLDGRIKPVWWPALAATTASILICVVVYNLNGVPQRFAAPEQALFAAAQNYNPDRDRCHKRSNGTLPYAETCRYGAAGSAPAVAIWSDSIGAELAPVLGRALGERGQALRSITASGCPAEVSDRTDNCGDHNRQIMAAITADPDLRTVILMAHYVGHAADPTSGMPDTMLAAADQLRKAGKQVVIILPIPSYDFDPPSEAGLALRFGRDPESLGMARADHDRATGAVASHIRAFAAPRGITVVDPADLFCDAARCRIYEPNRGLLYFDGTHPSLAGAQLFVPGLMAVLQDAP, from the coding sequence ATGAGCGCAGAATCGAACCTGGCATCGCCCATCCATCACCGCAGGGCTGACATCCAGGGTCTGCGGGCGGTTGCCGTGCTGGCCGTGGTCATCCACCACGCCTGGGCGGGGCTGTTGCCGGGCGGTTTCGTCGGGGTCGATGTCTTCTTCGTGCTGTCGGGCTTCCTGATCACCGGCATCCTGATGCGCGAACTGGATCAGCGGCAGTTCTCGCTGACCGGCTTTTACAAGCGCCGGATCCGGCGGCTGTTTCCGGCCCTGTTCCCGGTGCTGGCGTTTTCGATGATCTGCGGGCTGATCCTGCTGTCGCCGACCGCCCTGACCGAGCTGGCGCTGACGCAGTTCTTCACCAACCTGTTCGTCTCCAATCTCGCCTTCATCCGTATCAGCGGATACTTCGACCCGGATGCGGCGCTGCGGCCCCTGCTGCACACCTGGTCCCTGGGGGTTGAGGAGCAGTTCTATCTGCTGTTTCCGCCGCTGCTCCTGGCAGTGCACCGGTTCGCGCGGCGGCTGCTCTGGCCGGTGCTGCTGATACTGGCCCTGGTCTCGCTGTACGTGGCCCAGGACTATGTGGCCAATGATCCGGTCAAGGCCTTCTATCATCCCTTCGCCCGGGCCGTGGAGCTGCTGATCGGAGCCCTGTGCGTCGGCGTGGTGCGATACGTCCGGCCGCGTCAGCCGATGCGCCAGGTGCTGTCCTGGCTGGGGTTCGCGGCGATTGCCGTCAGTCTGTTGGTGCTCAGCGACACGACGCCATTTCCGGGGCTGTGGGCCCTGATGCCGTGTCTGGGTACGGCGGCGATGCTGGTGGCCACGGGCGGTCAGGCGAACCGGCTGCTGGAGGCGCGGCCTCTGGTCGTGGTGGGGGACATGTCCTACTCCCTCTATCTCTGGCACTGGCCGCTGCTGGTCTATGGGCATCTGGCGTTTGGTCTGTCGCCCTGGGTGACGGCGACGGCGGTGGTGCTGTCTTTCGGTCTGGCCTGGGTGTCGCGGCGCTATGTCGAGGAACCCTGGCTGGATGGCCGCATCAAGCCGGTCTGGTGGCCGGCCCTGGCCGCGACCACGGCTTCCATCCTGATCTGCGTCGTCGTCTATAATCTGAACGGTGTGCCCCAGCGGTTCGCCGCGCCGGAGCAGGCCCTTTTCGCCGCCGCCCAGAACTACAACCCCGATCGCGATCGGTGTCACAAGCGGTCGAACGGGACGCTGCCCTATGCCGAGACCTGCCGTTACGGCGCTGCCGGGTCGGCACCGGCCGTGGCCATCTGGAGCGACAGCATCGGGGCCGAACTGGCTCCTGTTCTGGGCCGGGCCTTGGGTGAGCGAGGGCAGGCGCTGCGCTCCATCACCGCCTCGGGCTGTCCCGCCGAGGTAAGTGACCGCACCGACAACTGCGGTGACCATAACCGCCAGATCATGGCCGCGATCACCGCAGACCCGGACCTGCGGACCGTGATCCTGATGGCCCACTATGTGGGGCACGCAGCCGACCCGACCTCGGGCATGCCTGACACCATGCTGGCCGCGGCAGATCAGTTGCGAAAGGCGGGCAAGCAGGTGGTCATCATCCTGCCCATTCCCTCCTACGACTTCGACCCTCCGTCGGAGGCGGGACTGGCGCTGCGGTTCGGGCGCGATCCAGAAAGCCTCGGCATGGCGCGAGCCGACCACGATCGGGCGACGGGTGCCGTGGCATCCCATATCCGCGCCTTTGCCGCGCCGCGCGGCATCACGGTCGTGGATCCGGCGGACCTGTTCTGCGATGCTGCACGCTGCCGCATCTATGAGCCGAACCGCGGCCTGCTGTATTTCGATGGCACCCACCCCAGCCTGGCCGGGGCGCAGCTTTTCGTACCGGGCCTGATGGCCGTGCTTCAGGACGCTCCATAG
- a CDS encoding 2OG-Fe(II) oxygenase: MSAAHAAPDVAQSTQGHAPEYQGPLLNLAALDATPSSSEPYQHVLVGDMLFPGAAEALAAAYPDITVNGYITVEPEALSPLFKQLDAELKGPELTEALSRKFGRDMHAYPRLVTMHRWSHGKEGHIHTDSERKVMTMLLYLNESWDKTQGGSLRVLYDGKNFEPYALEVPPLNGTVFAFTRSDNSWHGHRPFVGERRVIQVTWLRDADALERKSSNNSFHQKLKRLFTGKKAKPEPMM; this comes from the coding sequence ATGTCCGCCGCCCATGCCGCCCCCGACGTCGCCCAGTCCACGCAGGGCCACGCGCCCGAATATCAGGGACCGCTGCTGAACCTGGCGGCGCTGGATGCCACGCCGTCCAGTTCCGAACCCTATCAGCACGTCCTGGTCGGCGACATGCTGTTCCCCGGCGCTGCCGAGGCACTGGCCGCCGCCTATCCGGACATTACCGTCAACGGCTACATCACGGTCGAGCCCGAGGCGCTGTCGCCCCTGTTCAAGCAGTTGGACGCCGAGCTGAAGGGGCCGGAACTGACCGAAGCCCTGTCGCGCAAATTCGGCCGCGACATGCATGCCTATCCGCGTCTTGTGACCATGCACCGCTGGTCCCACGGCAAGGAAGGCCACATCCACACCGATTCAGAGCGCAAGGTCATGACCATGCTGCTGTATCTGAACGAGAGCTGGGACAAGACCCAGGGGGGCAGCCTGCGCGTCCTTTATGACGGCAAGAATTTCGAGCCCTATGCGCTGGAAGTGCCGCCGCTGAACGGCACGGTGTTCGCCTTCACGCGCTCGGACAACTCCTGGCATGGTCACCGGCCCTTCGTCGGGGAACGCCGGGTGATCCAGGTGACCTGGCTTCGTGATGCCGACGCCCTGGAACGCAAGTCTTCGAACAACAGCTTCCATCAGAAGCTGAAGCGCTTGTTCACCGGCAAGAAGGCCAAGCCCGAACCGATGATGTGA